Part of the Candidatus Omnitrophota bacterium genome, TGCTGCCAATGGTTTAACAGCTGGCCAGACATTTTGTGGTCAAGCTGGCACGCAAAATCCTGTTTGTAATAATATAAATGCTAACCTAAGAAACGTAGACCGTCCTTATACAGCTGAATATAATATCAATACTCCTTTTTTCCCGGCATTACCTAATTTACGTAGAGTTAGTGTTACTGTCCACTGGCAGGAATAAGTTTAAAGCATGAAAAACAATCTCTCCGGTTTTACTCTGATGGAAGCAATAATCTCCGTTGTAATCTTTTCTTTAGTGATTTTAAGTATTTATAGTATTGATGGGTTCGCCCGCCATCATGTTATCCTTTCTCAGAGGCAGACTGTTTTGCAAAACGAAGTTTCTTTTATTATGGAGCATATGAGAAAGACTTTTGCAGGGACAAATGTTTCTGGGGGAGCAATTGGAGGCTTGGCTAATCCTCCAGTAGTAACTGTTAATAATAACGAATTTAACGTTAGGGTTGATAGTAATAGAAACGGCGAAGCAGACGCTAATGATAACTGGGTAAATTATAGAATTAATCCTTTGAATGGTGTAGTTTTCTTTACAGCTAATGGAGTGGTAGATTGGTTGTC contains:
- a CDS encoding prepilin-type N-terminal cleavage/methylation domain-containing protein, whose protein sequence is MKNNLSGFTLMEAIISVVIFSLVILSIYSIDGFARHHVILSQRQTVLQNEVSFIMEHMRKTFAGTNVSGGAIGGLANPPVVTVNNNEFNVRVDSNRNGEADANDNWVNYRINPLNGVVFFTANGVVDWLSTGHIMPNFENLGAATGNLVPSNNRSCISYRIVPPLNNYIDVQLTACWDPSQTSFPINTPDNPCVTLRSRINMPSVSTN